TTCTTACTTTATTAgacttgtttctcaaaagtgattttgaacCAAgagattaattttcttttattctttttttaatctaaaactATTATCGGGAgaatcagaaaatttaaaaatagaaatatttactttaccaaacagatttctcgTCTTtttctattaatgaaaaacaaaatgagaaaaacaGCACTGTTACCACATAGGCCTTCGCAACTTTCCTTCTTTCGGCGGAACTTGTTTGTCCTCGGAGTATATATAATCCAACCAATGCAAACCCCAAGTTGCCCGGGTAACCCCTTCAGTTTTCCTCTCATAGCTGAGACCTGCATCCCGATTTTACTTCGCCATTCAACGACAGTTGGATAGGCCCCAAAAGAGTCCTGTTTTTGTAGTTTCGTAGGTATGATTTAGACTCTTATCACTTGTTTTGATGAGCACTATGAGGTTGATTTGATAGATGCAGAGCAGCTTCGTTCATGTCAAGGCACCCAAAAACCGACTCCACATGGACTATATAATCTCCGAAGAAGTGTCAGATTAGTGATGAGTGTCAAATTCTCGATTTTGAGAGTTGGGTTTTGAGTGAGATGTGCTGGCGATTTTTGTATTCTGAAAAAGAACTGTTCTTGCAGGGTTGAGAGCTTGAACATGGAGACGAGTCCAGCCGGCGAAGAACCCACTTCGTGGGACGATCTGTACAGCATCAATTTGATGCCCTCCGAGTTGTTCCTCAAGTTTCGGAAAGAAATTCAGGGACTCCGAGTCGGTGTTAATTTGGAGGTGTCTCTTCTGATGTGTCTAAATTTTGCTTGCCTTTGTGTTACCACATATCTGAAGTTTGTTCTGTAGCAAGTATGATTGGCCCGGATGAATGAAAACGGGTGATTTAGTGGCCAAATTTTGTTGAGAGAGCTGTGGATAGATGAACCAAACCATTAAGGCTTGGaaggaatgaatgaaatgtttcGTTTTGAGGTCATCTGCATATGGTATCTCAAGCTTGGGTCAATTTTAATGTGAACATTAGATGTGGTTCCTGTCTAATTTGATATACTCAAGTTCTTTGGTCTTGAAGATAAGTACCAGATATTTCAATGTGCGGATGGCACAACTTTGCTCTTTTATCAATATCACAGATTGTTTATCAATGTCAGGGtatttaaaatgttaaaaaggaTTTTTAGTGATTATCTTGTTTAAGTTTTCAGATAGATTGACCTGAGAAATTGACATGGCAACTTCGTGAGTTAGAGGCCCTGTTGTTTGCTTCCTTGCGTGGAAGTCCATTTTAGGGCTCTGTGGTACGTCAATATGTCAGTCCACATGTGAGGGAGAATCCAGAGAGTGTTGAACTGTTCTGATATCAATCCAAACATCCATGGGAGATAAATAAGATTTTGTTACAGTTTTCACTGATGTTTGATTAGTGAAGATGTTAGAAGTTCAGTATATTTACGGGAGCACTTTTGTGAGATTTCTTTTCATGATCTGCATGAGTTTGAACCTCACTTGGCTGAACATGTTGATTGGACTTGTACAAGATCTGTCACATAGGATGGGACAGCCTTACAGTTATTCGTGTAGATTCCGTCACCATATGCTAGTTGATATTTTTTCCGTGAGTCCATTTGTTGGCTTGGCTTGGCTTTGTGTTCACTACTTCGTGCTTATTGACCTAATATAGCTTCTGTTAGTAATAGTGGCATGATGAAGTAGATGAACATGGACTTTCGTTTTCTTGTggtctcttttgttcttttgtaaGTCTGACTGCAATTTTAATTCATCGGACATTTTGATTTCTGTGCCCTTGTTTACCATACTTCAGCTTAAGCAGAAGTATATTTGTGTTTAATGTTTGTGTATGTATCTATGACTCATTATGATTCATGGCTCTCGACACTTTAGGTCTATCTTTTGGTTCTCCTAGTATTGACCATCAAGCAAAACTTTTGTTGGAGCCTTTAAGGCCTGATTTAACTCTGCTTGTTCAATTAATGAAGTTGTGGAATATAGCCTCGTTGTGACATTAttgatttaatattttgattCAGTTTTACAATGCTCCAAGGAATGATTTTCAAACAAAGCTTGTGTTCAAGCCTCTATCCCCAGATCGCCGGTGGAAGTTTGTGTATGAGCCTATACATCAAGACGTGCGCATTCTGTCAAAAAAGATTCCTGTCACAAAGTTCTTGAATCTCCAGGTTTGAGGCGTATTTGATATCACCTCTGTTTTGTGCTGGCGTGGCTCAATATTCTCAATCATCAAGAAGTCTGTTTAACTTCTGTGGGTATTTAGCAGTAACTGGTAAAGCTTTTGGGGAGTCAGCTTGGTGTGCTTTGAAAATTACAGGTTGGTGTAGGCCACAATTTTCAGTTAAATGCAATTGGTTGGAAATGGAAGCTCACCACATGCTTGGGTGGAGATGGTGTATCTCGAATTAGAAATAAAACCACTCTTGGACTTTGTCCAGGTGTGGATTTTCGATTTGGATGGAGGGCTGATTACATTCTTCCAGAAATCACAGGGTAAGTTTCTTCCTTCTCAATTCCACTATTTTGCTCTTGGAAGAAACTAGATGAGCTAAAACACCAAAACAAGTTCTAATTCTATCAACTATTTGGTGTCATGAATTAGAAGTTTGCTAGTACAAAGCATGATGATTATAACATAGAGTGAACTTACGGGTGTGTGTCTTGCGGTTCTGTGGGTAATGTCACTCTCTTTTATTAAGTTTTTCTGTGGTTCAAGTTGTGTGTTTCGTGTAACAGGGGTATTGGTACTGATGAGCCACTTTTCAACATGAACTCCGGGCGGTTGCAAGCATCACTAGATAGAGTGGAAGCTATTTTAAGCTATCCAGATACTGTTTAGAAGATATTGGTGAAGAGATGGTATGTTTAGTGGATGGCTCCTTTGAACTGCATCGAGATGAGAACTACTAGCATAATAGCATTTAAATGAGAACAACTACAGCAAAGAATTGATTTGCTCTGAAGTTGATTATTCTCAGGTAGTGGGGTCTAATGCTGTTTTTGTTCACGTGCATTTGTGATACGTTATCAGCTGGCATTATTTACCATGTTTTTGACCATTTAGGTACATGATTGTACAATTTTTGGGTTTACTTTCTGAGTCATGGACTTCAGCacaagtttcttcttcttctttttattttttgcattcaGATCGTAGATGGTGGCTTGAAGATTCTGAGTTTTTATCTTAGCAGATATTCGTATTTAATAGCAGCATAAACTGTCTGCCTGAAATCCGTATTCAGTTGGAGAAGTGGGAATATAGGGAGGGACAACGAGGCTCAGTGGAGAATGAGTTTTGACGCCTTCAAATTTCCATCAGTTTTGTTTGACAATGTCGATGTATATAAGCGAAGTATCGCAGTGTTATGCAAATCTGTTTCATCAGCTGTTTTTACTCTTCATTTTCACATACATTTCCTTTTCTCTACATTTGCTAAATATACAGTCAACTACGAAACATGTGTAGAAACAGAAGTCCTTCCACCGTCAATGGGATTTATTTCTTGTCAAAGGTAGATGATTTGGAACGGTGTTTAGGCATTTGTCTTCACATCCTATCAAGCGGCGTCCATGGGCATTTCCTACACTGACTTTGATCATGCAATTGAGCAATCACATCCCCTTCCTTGCTTTCAAAAATGCTGTACAATGGCAGATGCTTTCTATGGaagttcttttcatttttgttttatgtTACTGGCATTTGCTTGAGTGGGGAGATGCACTAGACATGCTAGCGAAATTGCTAGTGTGGTTATTACTTTGGCTCTGTTCGTTTAATCTATTTTGCAATGCATTCTCAGAAGTTTAAAACTGCATATTCAAGTGAAATGCACAATGTAGTATTTGATACAGTTCGatctaaatttcaaaaattttgtcataccataaaaatgcaaaaattgaattcaattagCTAATAACTTAGGGTGCGATTGTTtcagtgaaagtattttttgggaattaattTTTCAGACTTTCACTCGTTTGGTTTGCTGAAAACGACTTAGTCGAGGAAAACACTTTCTGGTTAACgtaaattcatgcataaaattgaaaaagtgaatCCGTAAATCTAAAGAtgtgaaaatactttttgaaattgttgatctcaaattttttaatattttattttttctttattttttttatttttttctttctttttgg
This genomic interval from Rhodamnia argentea isolate NSW1041297 chromosome 4, ASM2092103v1, whole genome shotgun sequence contains the following:
- the LOC115746694 gene encoding uncharacterized protein LOC115746694 isoform X2; protein product: METSPAGEEPTSWDDLYSINLMPSELFLKFRKEIQGLRVGVNLEFYNAPRNDFQTKLVFKPLSPDRRWKFVYEPIHQDVRILSKKIPVTKFLNLQVGVGHNFQLNAIGWKWKLTTCLGGDGVSRIRNKTTLGLCPGVDFRFGWRADYILPEITGYSYLIAA
- the LOC115746694 gene encoding uncharacterized protein LOC115746694 isoform X1, whose protein sequence is METSPAGEEPTSWDDLYSINLMPSELFLKFRKEIQGLRVGVNLEFYNAPRNDFQTKLVFKPLSPDRRWKFVYEPIHQDVRILSKKIPVTKFLNLQVGVGHNFQLNAIGWKWKLTTCLGGDGVSRIRNKTTLGLCPGVDFRFGWRADYILPEITGGIGTDEPLFNMNSGRLQASLDRVEAILSYPDTV